A stretch of Desulfarculaceae bacterium DNA encodes these proteins:
- a CDS encoding ABC transporter permease produces the protein MNSTSPETGQARRRTPAAMLLPWVLPACALGLWALLSLGGLVPPYLLPSPAQVWDTAREYIFAPPGSAPHAGRFVGDALASLGRVGGGFAYAVALGLPLGLISGRLRFMRLFLDTFINGVRAVPGIAWLPLALVWFGIGYQTTVFLVALAAFFPIYLGAAAGAMSINPLYLQAGAMMGLGRGQLIFSVLIPAAMPHVVTGLRLGLGIAFAYLVLGELTGVPDGLGAIIMDARMLGRVDIIIMGILLIAVIGRLCDLAMVGGLKLFKSVRRLS, from the coding sequence ATGAACAGCACCAGCCCAGAGACCGGCCAGGCCCGGCGCAGAACCCCGGCGGCGATGCTGCTGCCCTGGGTGCTGCCCGCCTGCGCCCTAGGCCTGTGGGCCTTGCTCAGCCTGGGGGGCTTGGTGCCGCCTTACCTCCTGCCCTCGCCGGCCCAGGTCTGGGACACCGCCCGGGAATACATCTTCGCGCCTCCGGGCAGCGCGCCCCATGCCGGGCGTTTTGTGGGCGATGCCCTGGCCAGCCTGGGGCGGGTGGGCGGCGGTTTCGCCTATGCCGTGGCCCTGGGGCTCCCCCTGGGCCTCATCTCCGGCCGCCTGCGCTTCATGCGCCTGTTTTTGGACACCTTCATCAACGGGGTGCGGGCCGTGCCGGGCATCGCCTGGCTGCCCCTGGCCCTGGTGTGGTTCGGTATCGGCTATCAGACCACCGTGTTCCTGGTGGCCCTGGCCGCCTTTTTCCCCATCTACCTGGGCGCGGCCGCCGGGGCCATGTCCATCAACCCGCTCTACCTCCAGGCCGGGGCCATGATGGGCCTGGGCCGGGGCCAGCTCATCTTCTCGGTGCTCATCCCCGCGGCCATGCCCCACGTGGTCACCGGCTTGCGTTTGGGCCTGGGCATCGCCTTTGCCTATCTGGTCCTGGGCGAGCTCACCGGAGTGCCCGACGGCCTGGGCGCGATAATCATGGACGCGCGCATGTTGGGCCGGGTGGACATCATCATCATGGGCATATTGCTCATCGCGGTGATCGGCCGCCTCTGCGACCTGGCCATGGTGGGCGGGCTCAAGCTCTTCAAGAGCGTGCGGAGGCTCTCATGA
- the nuoK gene encoding NADH-quinone oxidoreductase subunit NuoK produces MIAPLSHVLVLAALLFILGAACVVARRNLFMIIIGVEVMLNAAGLALVAGSLRWHNLDGQSLVLFIFAVAAAEVSVGLALAVYAWSRRGSLDPDDYRGLGD; encoded by the coding sequence ATGATCGCTCCCTTGTCGCATGTGCTGGTCTTGGCCGCATTGCTGTTCATCCTGGGCGCGGCCTGCGTGGTGGCCCGGCGCAATCTGTTCATGATCATCATCGGCGTGGAGGTGATGCTCAACGCGGCCGGGCTGGCCTTGGTTGCCGGGTCCCTGCGGTGGCACAACCTGGACGGCCAGTCCCTGGTGCTGTTCATCTTCGCGGTGGCCGCGGCCGAGGTCTCGGTGGGCCTGGCCCTGGCGGTGTACGCCTGGTCACGGCGGGGCAGCCTGGACCCGGACGACTACCGTGGGCTGGGGGATTAG
- a CDS encoding NADH-quinone oxidoreductase subunit N yields MLDGWPVIAPLAILALGGGLIFCLGAFWAGRPSGLLWWLAVLASLAAGLFALSGPATGVYQGLLDVGLYGRLFTGLLALVCLLALLLVRRYALARGFAGEELYGLMLLAALGMALTAGAMHWLAFFLGLEMLSICLYILLAMRKGADQSMEAGLKYFILGAVASSLVVFGIALIYAAGGSLLMGPSLTPAGQAPGGLTLLGLGLVLTGLAFKLSLAPLHVWAPDVYEGAPAPITAFLAAGSKAAVMAALIRLCALLPNGLWPYWVLALWGLAALTMLAANLSALREEKAKRLLAYSSAAQMGYLVMALVGARSGGLSAALFFLVAYALMDLGVFGMLGVLSPVRRDLGRLGELAGLARRHPWRAGFLVLCVLSLAGMPPTGGFVGKLFLFTAAIKAGYLGLALLGALGAAAAFYYYFKVVAAMYLQEPPPGAEEPPTAGPAEVLALGIIAAGLLWLGIFPGWLHGLARAAVATLGG; encoded by the coding sequence ATGCTTGACGGCTGGCCGGTCATAGCGCCTTTGGCCATCCTGGCCCTGGGCGGCGGGCTCATCTTCTGCCTGGGCGCCTTCTGGGCCGGGCGGCCCTCGGGCTTGTTGTGGTGGCTGGCCGTACTGGCCTCGCTGGCCGCCGGGCTCTTTGCCCTAAGCGGCCCGGCCACCGGCGTGTACCAGGGCCTGCTGGACGTGGGGCTCTACGGCCGCTTGTTCACCGGGCTCCTGGCCCTGGTGTGTTTGCTGGCTCTCTTGCTGGTGCGGCGCTACGCCCTGGCCCGGGGTTTCGCGGGCGAGGAGCTTTACGGCCTGATGCTCCTGGCCGCGTTGGGCATGGCCCTCACCGCCGGGGCAATGCACTGGTTGGCTTTCTTCCTGGGCCTGGAGATGCTCTCCATCTGCCTGTATATCCTGCTGGCCATGCGCAAGGGCGCGGACCAGTCAATGGAGGCGGGCCTCAAGTATTTCATCCTGGGCGCGGTGGCCTCCTCGCTGGTGGTGTTCGGCATCGCCCTGATCTACGCGGCGGGCGGCAGCCTGCTCATGGGCCCCAGCCTGACCCCGGCCGGGCAGGCGCCGGGCGGCCTGACCCTTTTGGGCCTGGGCCTGGTGCTCACCGGCCTGGCCTTCAAGCTCTCCCTGGCCCCCCTGCACGTGTGGGCCCCGGATGTGTACGAGGGAGCGCCCGCGCCCATAACCGCCTTTTTGGCCGCCGGGTCCAAGGCGGCGGTCATGGCCGCGCTGATCCGTCTTTGCGCCTTGCTGCCCAACGGGCTGTGGCCCTATTGGGTGCTGGCGCTCTGGGGCCTGGCCGCCCTGACTATGCTGGCGGCCAACCTAAGCGCCCTGCGCGAAGAAAAGGCCAAGCGCCTGCTGGCCTATTCCAGCGCAGCCCAGATGGGCTATCTGGTCATGGCCCTGGTAGGGGCGCGCTCCGGCGGCCTGTCCGCGGCCCTGTTCTTCCTGGTGGCCTACGCGCTCATGGACCTGGGCGTGTTCGGCATGCTGGGGGTGCTTTCCCCGGTGAGGCGCGACCTGGGCCGCCTGGGCGAGTTGGCGGGCCTGGCCCGTCGCCATCCTTGGCGGGCGGGATTCCTGGTGCTGTGCGTGCTGTCCCTGGCGGGGATGCCGCCCACCGGCGGCTTCGTGGGCAAGCTGTTCCTGTTCACCGCCGCCATCAAGGCCGGCTACCTGGGGCTGGCCTTGCTGGGCGCGCTGGGCGCGGCAGCGGCCTTTTACTACTACTTCAAGGTGGTGGCGGCCATGTACTTGCAGGAGCCGCCCCCCGGCGCGGAGGAGCCCCCAACGGCCGGGCCCGCCGAGGTGCTAGCCTTGGGCATCATCGCGGCGGGGCTGTTGTGGCTGGGCATCTTCCCGGGCTGGCTCCACGGCCTGGCGCGCGCGGCGGTGGCCACCCTGGGCGGCTGA
- a CDS encoding ABC transporter ATP-binding protein — MSRAGEACLTLEGVTKSFGLNGTRVRALEGISFAVRPGEVLGILGPSGCGKTTLLNIIAGFLPQDAGRVLMHGQPVSRPGPERGVVFQEDALFPWLTVAENVGFGLRNGDGKAGRRAKVARMLELVGLEGFERYLPRTISGGMKQRVALARVLVLEPAALLMDEPFAALDAQTRADMHGLLISLQQQLRQTVVFVTHDLEEAVKLADRVLVMGKSPGRLRQEFAVELPRPRRLDSPEFLALKRAMLASLSGETPEPA, encoded by the coding sequence ATGAGCCGCGCCGGGGAAGCTTGCCTAACCCTGGAAGGCGTGACCAAGAGCTTCGGGCTCAACGGCACCCGGGTGCGCGCCCTGGAGGGCATCAGCTTCGCGGTGCGCCCCGGCGAAGTGCTGGGCATCCTGGGGCCCAGCGGCTGCGGCAAGACCACGCTGTTGAACATCATCGCCGGCTTCTTGCCCCAAGACGCGGGCCGGGTGCTCATGCACGGCCAGCCGGTGAGCCGCCCCGGCCCGGAGCGCGGGGTGGTGTTCCAGGAAGACGCCCTGTTCCCCTGGCTCACCGTGGCCGAGAACGTGGGCTTCGGCCTGCGCAACGGCGACGGCAAGGCGGGCCGCCGGGCCAAGGTGGCGCGCATGTTGGAGCTGGTGGGCCTGGAGGGCTTTGAGCGCTATTTGCCCCGGACCATCTCCGGGGGCATGAAGCAGCGGGTGGCCCTGGCCCGGGTGCTGGTGCTGGAGCCCGCCGCCTTGCTCATGGACGAGCCCTTCGCCGCCCTGGACGCCCAGACCCGGGCGGACATGCATGGCCTGCTCATTTCCTTGCAACAGCAGCTGAGGCAGACCGTGGTCTTCGTGACCCACGACCTGGAAGAGGCGGTGAAGCTGGCCGACCGGGTGCTGGTCATGGGCAAGTCGCCGGGCCGTTTGCGCCAAGAGTTCGCGGTGGAGCTGCCCCGTCCCCGCCGTTTGGACTCGCCCGAGTTCCTGGCGCTCAAGCGGGCCATGCTGGCCAGCCTGAGCGGCGAAACTCCCGAGCCTGCCTGA
- a CDS encoding NADH-quinone oxidoreductase subunit J produces the protein MTVPGAIFYLLALVVLLATLLAVTSRNLMHAVVHLVISFVGTAMLVYLLGAPLLAALEVIIYAGAIMVLFVFIVVTLAVPVSGGEKWRYLRQWAPAALLGLVLLAAMAAMILSDPAGRPMLPLASVSPRAFGKFVFSRYWLAVEIVSFLLFVALVGALYLGRHAFGRRKGGDA, from the coding sequence ATGACCGTACCGGGCGCCATATTCTATCTGCTGGCTCTGGTGGTGCTGTTGGCCACCCTGCTGGCGGTGACCAGCCGCAACCTCATGCACGCGGTGGTGCACTTGGTGATCTCCTTCGTGGGCACGGCCATGCTGGTCTATCTCCTGGGCGCGCCGCTGTTGGCCGCGCTGGAGGTGATCATCTACGCCGGGGCCATCATGGTGCTCTTCGTGTTCATCGTGGTCACTCTGGCCGTGCCGGTAAGCGGCGGGGAAAAGTGGCGCTATCTGCGGCAATGGGCCCCGGCCGCGTTGCTGGGCCTGGTGCTGCTGGCGGCCATGGCCGCGATGATCCTAAGCGACCCGGCCGGGCGGCCTATGCTGCCCCTGGCCTCGGTGTCGCCCCGGGCCTTCGGCAAGTTCGTGTTCTCCAGGTACTGGCTGGCCGTGGAGATCGTCTCCTTCCTGCTGTTCGTGGCCCTGGTGGGCGCGCTCTATCTGGGCCGCCACGCCTTTGGGCGGCGCAAAGGGGGCGACGCATGA
- the nuoL gene encoding NADH-quinone oxidoreductase subunit L, which yields MKGLILIMLLAPLAGAALNALAGRALGRRGVSVAACAAVLVSLVMAVIALALRGGGAHDFALFAWIKLGPLNTAMDVHYDALAALMALMVTFVASIIHVYSTSFMKDDAGLVRYFVYLNLFVFAMLVVTLSDSLVFMYLGWEGVGFCSYALIGFWYGKSANASAGRKAFLFTRLGDIAFGVLLALCLAWLGDVSITGVNAKAASLAPGAALVLGLLLFWAAAGKSAQLPLSVWLPDAMAGPSPVSALIHAATMVTAGVYLLMRLFPVLAASPPVLELIAAVGALTALWAALAALAQRDIKRVLAYSTISQVGYMFLAVGAADIVSGMFHLLSHAFFKSLLFLAAGCVIKALDEEHDIFKMGNLRRLLPSVGALFFIGALCLSAFPLLGGYFSKDRILLAAFIAPGASYKFFWAAGFLAALLTPLYTFRLYFIAFGKRDNGRTASQVRQPARLLTWVLWPLAVLALGDGLLNLPFGPGKRWLSSFMASVPGARMELPASGGLELGMALASAAGVLSAIGLAVWLYRGVGTEPKPAVWREALFHAFYVDRLYERVLVRPYRATADFLWKQFDDGGLDLGFTTLGQGLGIFSRGLAAWAGGRLSVYLLMILLALALILVVLAWSWFAW from the coding sequence ATGAAGGGGCTGATCCTCATAATGCTGCTAGCGCCCCTGGCCGGGGCCGCGCTCAATGCCCTGGCCGGGCGGGCCCTGGGGCGGCGCGGGGTAAGCGTGGCCGCCTGCGCGGCGGTGCTGGTCTCGCTGGTCATGGCGGTCATCGCCCTGGCCCTGCGCGGCGGCGGGGCGCACGACTTCGCGCTCTTCGCCTGGATCAAGCTGGGGCCGCTCAACACGGCCATGGACGTGCACTACGACGCCCTGGCCGCGCTCATGGCCCTGATGGTCACCTTCGTGGCCAGCATCATCCACGTGTACTCCACCAGCTTCATGAAGGACGACGCCGGCCTGGTGCGCTACTTCGTGTATCTGAACCTGTTCGTCTTCGCCATGCTGGTGGTCACTCTGTCAGACAGCCTGGTGTTCATGTATTTGGGCTGGGAGGGGGTGGGTTTCTGCTCCTACGCCCTCATCGGCTTTTGGTACGGCAAGAGCGCCAACGCCTCGGCCGGTCGCAAGGCCTTTCTCTTCACCCGCCTGGGCGACATCGCCTTTGGGGTGCTCCTGGCCCTGTGCCTGGCGTGGTTAGGCGATGTGTCCATCACCGGGGTCAACGCCAAGGCGGCCTCCCTGGCTCCGGGCGCGGCCTTGGTGCTGGGGCTGCTGCTCTTTTGGGCGGCGGCGGGCAAGTCGGCCCAGCTGCCGCTCAGCGTGTGGCTGCCCGACGCCATGGCCGGCCCATCGCCGGTATCGGCCCTGATCCACGCCGCCACCATGGTCACCGCCGGGGTCTACCTGCTCATGCGCCTGTTCCCGGTGCTGGCCGCCTCGCCGCCGGTGCTGGAGCTCATCGCGGCCGTGGGGGCTCTCACCGCCCTGTGGGCCGCCCTGGCCGCCCTGGCCCAGCGGGACATAAAGCGGGTGCTGGCCTATTCCACCATCAGCCAGGTGGGCTACATGTTCCTGGCCGTGGGCGCGGCGGACATTGTCTCCGGCATGTTCCACCTGCTCTCCCACGCCTTTTTCAAGTCGCTGCTGTTCTTGGCGGCGGGCTGCGTGATCAAGGCCCTGGACGAGGAGCACGACATCTTCAAGATGGGCAACCTGCGGCGCTTGCTGCCGAGTGTGGGGGCCTTGTTCTTCATCGGCGCGCTGTGCCTGAGCGCCTTCCCCTTGCTTGGCGGCTACTTCAGCAAGGACCGCATTTTGCTGGCCGCCTTCATCGCCCCGGGCGCGTCCTACAAGTTCTTCTGGGCGGCGGGCTTCTTGGCCGCCTTGCTCACCCCGCTCTATACCTTCCGCTTGTACTTCATCGCCTTTGGCAAGCGGGACAACGGGCGCACCGCCAGCCAAGTGCGGCAGCCCGCCCGTCTGCTGACCTGGGTGCTGTGGCCCCTGGCGGTGCTGGCCCTGGGCGACGGCCTGTTGAACCTGCCTTTCGGGCCGGGCAAGCGCTGGCTGTCCTCTTTCATGGCCTCGGTGCCCGGCGCGCGCATGGAGCTGCCCGCCTCGGGCGGCCTGGAGTTGGGCATGGCCCTGGCCAGCGCGGCCGGGGTGCTGTCCGCCATCGGTCTGGCGGTCTGGCTCTACCGGGGAGTGGGCACCGAGCCCAAGCCCGCCGTCTGGCGGGAGGCCTTGTTCCACGCGTTCTATGTGGACCGCCTCTATGAGCGCGTGCTGGTGCGGCCTTACCGGGCCACGGCCGATTTCCTGTGGAAGCAGTTCGACGATGGCGGCCTGGACCTGGGCTTCACCACCCTGGGGCAGGGGCTGGGCATCTTCTCGCGGGGTCTGGCCGCCTGGGCCGGAGGGCGGCTGTCGGTGTATTTGCTCATGATTCTTTTGGCCCTGGCCTTGATCCTGGTGGTCCTGGCCTGGTCCTGGTTCGCCTGGTGA
- a CDS encoding NADH-quinone oxidoreductase subunit M: protein MLSVPLLSLLILLPLAGGLLALACGGRLRLARGAALITALVELALASGLLTLTGGAAQGPWLLTESAPWLPALGISYSLGLDGVSLLLVLLTALLQVLCVLVSWRQIDDRPGLYYFLLLVIQGGVNGLFLAQDLFLFYLFWELQLIPMFFLVGMWGHEDRVRASFKLVLFTLAGSLLLLLGILGLYASHGAATGSYTFSLAALAGTPPAAGVQGWILAAMLIGFAVKVPLVPLHTWLPEAHTQAPTAGSVLLAGVLLKTGAYAIFRVALPLLPWAAVPAAPVLMVLALAGIFYAGWIARAQEDLKRLVAYSSITHLGLVVLGLAAWDLMSVSGAVLQMINHGLSTSALFILAGLLQARLGTRRLADFGGLWGALPRFSAFFLFFAMASLGLPGLNNFVGELLVLLGTYRASPVAAVAGFIGLAVGVMYVLRMVQATIFGPAREDLAAPDLNSREMLVLGVLAAAVLYIGLHPGPVLELIEGPVRALLAPGPRVALAVF from the coding sequence GTGTTAAGCGTGCCGCTGCTCAGCCTGCTGATCCTGCTTCCCCTGGCGGGAGGCCTGTTGGCGCTGGCCTGCGGCGGGCGGCTGCGGCTGGCCCGGGGCGCCGCCCTGATCACGGCCCTGGTGGAGCTGGCCCTGGCCAGTGGGCTGCTCACCCTGACCGGCGGCGCGGCGCAAGGCCCCTGGCTTCTGACCGAGAGCGCCCCCTGGCTACCCGCCCTGGGCATCTCCTACAGCCTGGGCCTGGACGGGGTGAGCCTGCTCCTGGTGCTCCTGACCGCGCTCTTGCAGGTGCTTTGCGTGCTGGTCTCCTGGCGGCAGATCGACGACCGGCCCGGCTTGTACTACTTCCTCTTGCTGGTCATACAGGGCGGGGTCAACGGGCTGTTCCTGGCCCAGGACCTGTTCCTCTTCTATTTGTTCTGGGAGTTGCAGCTCATCCCCATGTTCTTCCTAGTGGGCATGTGGGGGCATGAGGACCGGGTGCGCGCCTCTTTCAAGCTGGTGCTGTTCACCCTGGCGGGCAGCCTGCTTCTGCTCCTGGGCATCCTGGGGCTCTACGCCTCTCACGGCGCGGCCACCGGCAGCTACACCTTCTCCCTGGCCGCCCTGGCGGGCACGCCACCTGCGGCGGGAGTGCAGGGCTGGATCCTGGCGGCCATGCTCATCGGCTTCGCGGTGAAGGTGCCCCTGGTGCCCCTGCACACCTGGCTGCCCGAGGCCCACACCCAGGCCCCCACTGCGGGCAGCGTGCTGTTGGCCGGCGTGCTCCTAAAGACCGGGGCCTACGCCATCTTCCGGGTGGCCTTGCCCCTGCTGCCCTGGGCTGCCGTCCCGGCCGCGCCGGTGCTCATGGTGCTGGCCTTGGCGGGCATCTTCTATGCCGGATGGATCGCGCGGGCCCAGGAAGACCTGAAGCGGCTGGTGGCCTACTCCAGCATCACCCATTTGGGCCTGGTGGTGCTGGGCCTGGCCGCCTGGGACCTGATGAGCGTGAGCGGGGCGGTGTTGCAGATGATCAACCACGGCCTGTCCACCTCGGCCCTGTTCATCCTGGCCGGGCTGCTGCAAGCGCGCCTGGGCACCCGCCGCCTGGCCGACTTCGGCGGGCTGTGGGGGGCTCTACCCCGCTTCAGCGCTTTTTTCCTGTTCTTCGCCATGGCCTCCCTGGGCCTGCCCGGCCTGAACAACTTCGTGGGCGAGCTCTTGGTCCTCCTGGGCACCTACCGGGCCTCGCCCGTGGCGGCGGTGGCCGGGTTCATCGGCCTGGCGGTGGGGGTGATGTACGTGCTGAGGATGGTGCAGGCCACCATCTTCGGCCCCGCGCGGGAGGATCTGGCCGCGCCGGATTTGAACTCCCGCGAGATGCTGGTGCTGGGCGTGCTGGCCGCGGCGGTGTTGTACATCGGGCTGCATCCCGGCCCGGTGCTGGAGCTTATCGAGGGCCCGGTGCGGGCTCTCTTGGCGCCCGGGCCCCGCGTGGCCCTGGCGGTGTTTTAG
- a CDS encoding cytochrome ubiquinol oxidase subunit I codes for MDLVFDSTLLSRLQFALTTMFHIIWPLLSIGLSIFLVVLEVLWMRSKDPLYYRHYRFWSKLFVLNFAVGVVSGIPLEFQFGANWERFSVATGGFFGSILGFEATMAFMLEAAFLYLMLFGWKRLPPKAHLFSTCMVALGASLSAFWIMVANSWMQTPAGGHFAGGKFVTTSYWQAIFNPDLPWGFSHMWVACLETTLFVVGGVSAWYLLRGRHREFFLKSFKLAVLAAVFIAPFQVWLGDGSGRAVAEYQPTKLGAIESHWVTNPPGEGAPWHALAWPQPELQRNAWSIDIPYGLSLLITRSFTGQVKGLKDFPRQDQPPVIIPYFAFRVMLGAGFGMLFLMLWTLWLWRKGRLALDEIGNQKWLLRAWLLAIPAAYAAVETGWIIREMGRQPWVIFGHLRTADASSLLATGQVASTLVMYLLIYGALLGVFLFFAWRLIKKGPDLEAVPPYYQEAAS; via the coding sequence ATGGACCTGGTCTTTGACAGCACCTTGCTCTCGCGATTGCAATTCGCCCTGACCACCATGTTCCACATTATCTGGCCGCTTTTGTCCATCGGCCTGAGCATCTTCCTGGTGGTGCTGGAAGTGCTGTGGATGCGCAGCAAAGACCCGCTCTACTACCGCCACTACCGCTTCTGGAGCAAGCTGTTTGTGCTCAACTTCGCGGTGGGGGTGGTCTCGGGCATCCCCCTGGAGTTCCAGTTCGGGGCCAACTGGGAGCGCTTCTCCGTGGCCACCGGCGGCTTCTTCGGCTCCATCCTGGGCTTCGAGGCCACCATGGCCTTCATGCTGGAGGCGGCCTTTCTCTATCTCATGCTCTTCGGCTGGAAGCGCCTGCCCCCAAAGGCCCATTTGTTCTCCACCTGCATGGTGGCCCTGGGCGCTTCGCTCAGCGCCTTCTGGATCATGGTGGCCAACTCCTGGATGCAGACCCCGGCGGGCGGCCATTTCGCGGGCGGCAAGTTCGTCACCACCAGCTACTGGCAGGCCATCTTCAACCCGGACCTGCCCTGGGGCTTTTCCCATATGTGGGTGGCCTGCCTGGAAACCACCCTGTTCGTGGTGGGCGGGGTCAGCGCCTGGTATCTCCTGCGCGGGCGTCACCGCGAGTTCTTTTTGAAGAGCTTCAAGCTGGCGGTGCTGGCGGCGGTGTTCATCGCGCCCTTCCAGGTATGGCTGGGCGACGGCTCGGGCCGGGCGGTGGCCGAGTATCAGCCCACCAAGCTGGGGGCCATCGAGAGCCATTGGGTCACCAACCCGCCGGGAGAAGGCGCGCCTTGGCACGCCCTGGCCTGGCCCCAGCCCGAGCTGCAACGCAACGCCTGGTCCATCGACATCCCTTACGGCCTCAGCCTGCTCATCACCCGCAGCTTCACCGGCCAGGTGAAGGGGCTCAAGGACTTCCCCCGCCAGGACCAGCCGCCGGTGATCATCCCCTACTTCGCCTTCCGGGTGATGCTGGGGGCTGGCTTCGGAATGCTCTTCCTGATGCTCTGGACCCTGTGGCTTTGGCGAAAGGGCCGTCTGGCCCTCGATGAGATAGGCAACCAGAAATGGCTGCTACGCGCCTGGCTCCTGGCCATCCCGGCCGCCTACGCGGCGGTGGAGACCGGCTGGATCATCCGGGAGATGGGCCGCCAGCCCTGGGTTATCTTCGGCCATTTGCGCACCGCCGACGCCTCCAGCCTCCTGGCCACCGGGCAGGTGGCCTCCACCCTGGTCATGTATCTGCTCATCTACGGAGCGCTCCTGGGCGTGTTCCTGTTCTTCGCCTGGCGGCTGATCAAGAAAGGCCCGGACCTGGAGGCCGTACCACCCTATTACCAGGAGGCCGCGTCATGA
- the nuoI gene encoding NADH-quinone oxidoreductase subunit NuoI: MNDAPNNSGGHIRREVASGLRQAWGLVQGFAMTLRHLFRKPITFQYPEEKRTLPERTRARIVLTRDPDGQERCVACYLCAAACPVDCISMQSEQREDGRRWAAWFRVNFSRCIFCGLCEEACPTLAIQLTPDFELCSYDLLTLVAEKEDLLVEGGGKHPDYDFYRHAGVSVAGGKGEHIGEDEPVDVLSNHI, encoded by the coding sequence ATGAACGACGCGCCAAACAATAGCGGCGGGCACATCCGCCGCGAGGTGGCCTCCGGGCTGCGCCAGGCCTGGGGCTTGGTGCAGGGCTTCGCCATGACCCTGCGCCATTTGTTCCGCAAGCCCATCACCTTCCAGTACCCCGAAGAAAAGCGCACCCTGCCCGAGCGCACCCGGGCGCGCATCGTGCTGACCCGCGATCCGGACGGCCAGGAGCGCTGCGTGGCCTGCTATCTCTGCGCGGCCGCCTGCCCGGTGGACTGCATATCCATGCAGAGCGAACAGCGCGAGGACGGGCGGCGCTGGGCCGCTTGGTTCCGGGTCAACTTCTCGCGCTGTATTTTCTGCGGGCTCTGCGAGGAGGCCTGCCCCACCCTGGCCATCCAGCTGACGCCTGATTTCGAGCTGTGCTCCTACGACCTGCTTACTCTGGTGGCCGAAAAGGAAGACTTGCTCGTCGAGGGTGGGGGCAAGCATCCGGACTACGATTTCTACCGTCACGCCGGGGTGAGCGTGGCGGGCGGCAAGGGCGAGCACATCGGCGAAGACGAGCCGGTGGACGTGCTCAGCAACCATATCTAG
- the cydB gene encoding cytochrome d ubiquinol oxidase subunit II: MSPAHADLALVWYLLLALVLALTLLLDGLDLGVGILSLFVGREEQRGQMMASVAGVWHANQTWLVVLGALLFGAFPLVYGLALSALYLPVALMLLGFILRGVSIEYYEHADRPRRWSLAFGLGSLLAAVAQGLGLGALLAGLPLSAGRYLGGAWAWLSPFAVAVCLGLLGSYLLLGAAWLVLKTGGELQAKARRAARAVAFFLLIAAPLLILWSRGLHPFLSARWLAWPGLLVSSLPLALAAPCFVALVVCLARSWDAGCFWFALLLNLLLLLSLAGSIYPVVVPPGLTVFQAAAGAINLKFMLSGVAVVLPLMLAYNAYQYWVFRGKVEPGAGYE, from the coding sequence ATGAGCCCAGCGCACGCCGACCTGGCCCTGGTGTGGTATCTGCTGCTGGCCCTGGTGCTGGCTCTCACCCTGCTCCTGGACGGCCTGGACCTGGGGGTGGGCATCCTATCCCTGTTCGTGGGGCGCGAGGAGCAGCGCGGCCAGATGATGGCCAGCGTGGCCGGGGTGTGGCACGCCAACCAGACCTGGCTGGTGGTGCTGGGCGCGCTGTTGTTCGGGGCCTTTCCCCTGGTCTACGGTCTGGCCCTGTCGGCCCTGTACCTGCCCGTGGCCCTGATGCTCCTGGGATTCATCCTGCGCGGGGTTTCCATCGAATATTACGAGCACGCCGACCGGCCGCGCCGCTGGAGCCTGGCCTTCGGCCTGGGCAGCCTGCTGGCCGCCGTGGCCCAGGGGCTGGGCCTGGGCGCGCTCCTGGCCGGGCTGCCTCTATCGGCGGGGCGCTACCTTGGCGGAGCCTGGGCCTGGCTCAGCCCCTTTGCCGTGGCCGTCTGCCTGGGCCTCTTGGGCTCCTACCTTCTCCTGGGCGCGGCCTGGCTGGTGCTCAAGACCGGCGGCGAGCTGCAAGCCAAGGCCCGCCGCGCCGCCCGGGCCGTGGCCTTTTTCCTGCTCATCGCCGCCCCGCTGCTCATCCTCTGGTCGCGGGGCCTGCATCCCTTCCTGAGCGCCCGCTGGCTGGCCTGGCCCGGCCTGCTGGTCAGCTCCCTGCCCCTGGCCCTGGCCGCGCCCTGCTTCGTGGCCCTGGTGGTCTGCCTGGCCCGCAGCTGGGACGCGGGCTGCTTCTGGTTCGCCCTGCTCCTTAACCTGCTGCTCCTGCTCTCCCTGGCGGGCAGCATCTACCCGGTGGTGGTGCCGCCCGGCCTCACCGTGTTCCAGGCGGCAGCCGGAGCCATCAACCTCAAGTTCATGCTCAGCGGAGTGGCCGTGGTGCTGCCCTTGATGCTGGCCTACAACGCCTACCAATATTGGGTTTTCCGGGGGAAGGTGGAGCCGGGCGCGGGCTACGAGTAG